From Schizosaccharomyces pombe strain 972h- genome assembly, chromosome: II, the proteins below share one genomic window:
- the prp43 gene encoding ATP-dependent RNA helicase Prp43 translates to MEPAQKKLRQESKNPYLAHLNNGDDSEEVVSSKGLTRRATTVAQAAKAEEGPNNFFNDKPFSQNYFKILETRRELPVYQQREEFLKIYHENQIIVFVGETGSGKTTQIPQFVLYDELPHLTNTQIACTQPRRVAAMSVAKRVADEMDVDLGEEVGYNIRFEDCSGPNTLLKYMTDGMLLREAMTDHMLSRYSCIILDEAHERTLATDILMGLMKRLATRRPDLKIIVMSATLDAKKFQKYFFDAPLLAVPGRTYPVEIYYTQEPERDYLEAALRTVLQIHVEEGPGDILVFLTGEEEIEDACRKITLEADDLVREGAAGPLKVYPLYGSLPPNQQQRIFEPTPEDTKSGYGRKVVISTNIAETSLTIDGIVYVVDPGFSKQKIYNPRIRVESLLVSPISKASAQQRAGRAGRTRPGKCFRLYTEEAFRKELIEQTYPEILRSNLSSTVLELKKLGIDDLVHFDYMDPPAPETMMRALEELNYLNCLDDNGDLTPLGRKASEFPLDPNLAVMLIRSPEFYCSNEVLSLTALLSVPNVFVRPNSARKLADEMRQQFTHPDGDHLTLLNVYHAYKSGEGTADWCWNHFLSHRALISADNVRKQLRRTMERQEVELISTPFDDKNYYVNIRRALVSGFFMQVAKKSANGKNYVTMKDNQVVSLHPSCGLSVTPEWVVYNEFVLTTKSFIRNVTAIRPEWLIELAPNYYDLDDFDNNKEVKSALQKVYQMAARSKKNARR, encoded by the coding sequence ATGGAACCAGCTCAGAAGAAACTAAGGCAAGAGTCAAAGAACCCGTATTTGGCACACTTAAACAATGGTGATGATTCTGAGGAAGTTGTTTCTTCGAAAGGGTTGACGCGACGTGCTACGACTGTTGCACAAGCAGCTAAGGCTGAAGAAGGAccaaacaatttttttaatgataaaCCTTTTAgtcaaaattattttaagaTTTTGGAAACTCGAAGAGAGCTTCCTGTATACCAGCAAAGAGAAGaatttctcaaaatttatCACGAGAATcaaattattgttttcgTTGGTGAAACTGGTTCTGGTAAAACAACACAAATTCCTCAGTTTGTTCTTTATGATGAATTGCCTCATTTAACAAATACACAAATTGCATGTACTCAACCACGTCGTGTTGCAGCTATGTCCGTTGCAAAACGTGTCGCTGACGAAATGGACGTTGACTTGGGCGAGGAAGTTGGTTACAACATTCGTTTTGAAGACTGTAGTGGACCTAACACTCTGTTAAAATATATGACAGATGGTATGCTTTTGCGTGAAGCCATGACAGACCATATGCTCTCTCGTTATTCTTGTATTATTCTTGATGAAGCACATGAGCGTACCTTGGCAACTGATATTTTGATGGGTCTAATGAAGCGTTTGGCTACACGTAGACCCGACCTTAAGATTATTGTCATGTCTGCAACTTTGGATGctaaaaagtttcaaaaatacttttttgatGCTCCCCTTTTAGCTGTTCCAGGTAGAACTTACCCTgttgaaatttattataccCAAGAACCTGAGCGCGATTATTTAGAAGCCGCGCTTCGTACAGTGCTTCAAATTCATGTTGAAGAGGGCCCCGGTGATATCTTAGTGTTCCTTACAGGTGAAGAAGAGATTGAAGATGCTTGCCGTAAGATTACTTTGGAAGCTGATGATCTTGTACGTGAAGGAGCCGCTGGTCCATTGAAGGTGTATCCACTTTATGGTTCTTTACCGCCAAATCAACAGCAACGTATATTCGAACCAACTCCGGAAGATACAAAATCGGGTTACGGCCGTAAAGTAGTTATATCTACAAACATCGCAGAAACATCCTTAACTATCGATGGTATCGTTTATGTGGTGGATCCTGGttttagtaaacaaaaaatttataatcCCCGAATCCGAGTTGAGTCTTTGCTTGTAAGTCCTATTAGCAAAGCCAGTGCACAACAGCGTGCTGGTCGTGCTGGACGTACTCGACCTGGTAAATGTTTCCGCCTTTACACAGAGGAAGCTTTTCGCAAAGAATTGATTGAGCAAACGTATCCTGAGATTTTACGCAGCAATCTCTCGAGTACTGTCTTAGAATTGAAGAAACTAGGTATTGATGACCTCGTTCATTTTGATTATATGGATCCACCCGCTCCGGAGACTATGATGCGTGCTTTAGAAGAGCTGAACTATTTGAACTGTCTGGACGATAATGGCGACTTGACTCCTTTAGGTCGTAAAGCGTCTGAATTCCCACTTGATCCAAATTTGGCTGTAATGCTTATCAGAAGTCCAGAGTTTTATTGCTCAAACGAAGTTTTATCTTTAACAGCTCTTTTATCTGTTCCTAATGTTTTCGTCAGACCTAACTCTGCAAGGAAATTAGCGGATGAGATGCGACAACAATTTACTCATCCTGATGGTGATCACTTGACCTTATTGAACGTTTATCATGCTTATAAATCAGGTGAAGGGACTGCTGACTGGTGTTGGAATCATTTCTTGTCGCATAGAGCGCTAATCAGTGCTGACAATGTAAGAAAACAATTGCGGAGGACAATGGAACGTCAAGAGGTTGAACTCATATCTACCCCTTTTGATGACAAAAACTACTATGTAAATATCCGCCGTGCTCTTGTTAGTGGATTTTTCATGCAAGTTGCCAAAAAGTCTGCAAATGGTAAAAACTATGTGACTATGAAAGATAATCAAGTGGTTTCACTGCATCCTTCATGTGGTTTGTCAGTGACTCCAGAGTGGGTGGTTTATAATGAATTTGTACTTACTaccaaaagttttattcGAAATGTCACAGCTATTCGTCCTGAATGGTTAATAGAACTAGCTCCCAATTACTATGATTTGGATGATTTCGACAATAATAAAGAAGTCAAATCAGCACTCCAAAAAGTATATCAAATGGCTGCTAGATCAAAAAAGAACGCTCGACGTTAA
- the ppa2 gene encoding serine/threonine protein phosphatase PP2A catalytic subunit Ppa2 produces the protein MSIDPANDSKLAPEANDATLGDVDRWIEQLKKCEPLSEADVEMLCDKAREVLCQENNVQPVRNPVTVCGDIHGQFHDLMELFKIGGDVPDMNYLFMGDYVDRGYHSVETVSLLVAMKLRYPNRITILRGNHESRQITQVYGFYDECLRKYGSANVWKHFTNLFDYFPLTALIEDRIFCLHGGLSPSIDSLDHVRTLDRVQEVPHEGPMCDLLWSDPDDRCGWGISPRGAGYTFGQDISETFNHANGLSLTARAHQLVMEGFNWAHDGDVVTIFSAPNYCYRCGNQAAILEVDDTMNQVFLQFDPAPREGEPVIARRTPDYFL, from the exons ATGTCTATAGATCCAGCAAATGATAGTAAGCTTGCTCCGGAGGCGAATGACGCTACTCTAGGAGACGTTGACAGATGGATCGAacagttgaaaaaatgcgAGCCTCTGAGCGAAGCTGACGTTGAAATGTTATGCGATAAG GCTCGTGAGGTTTTATGTCAGGAAAATAATGTCCAACCTGTCCGAAATCCAGTTACTGTTTGCGGTGATATTCATGGACAGTTTCATGATCTGAtggaattatttaaaattggaGGTGATGTGCCTGATATGAACTATCTTTTTATGGGTGACTATGTTGACAGAGGTTATCACAGCGTCGAAACTGTAAGTTTGCTTGTTGCAATGAAGTTACGCTACCCTAACCGAATTACGATTCTTCGAGGAAATCATGAATCTAGACAAATCACTCAAGTTTACGGATTTTATGATGAATGTTTGCGTAAATATGGATCCGCTAATGTTTGGAAACATTTcacaaatttatttgacTATTTCCCTTTAACTGCTTTAATTGAAGACCGTATTTTCTGCCTACATGGAGGTCTTTCCCCGAGCATTGATTCATTAGACCATGTACGGACTTTGGATCGTGTACAAGAAGTTCCCCATGAAGGTCCGATGTGTGATTTGCTTTGGTCAGACCCTGATGATAGATGTGGTTGGGGAATTTCTCCTCGTGGTGCCGGATACACCTTCGGACAAGACATTTCTGAGACATTTAATCACGCAAATGGATTAAGTTTAACGGCACGAGCCCATCAGCTAGTTATGGAAGGATTTAATTGGGCACATGATGGAGACGTAgttacaattttttctgCCCCAAATTATTGTTATCGCTGTGGTAATCAAGCAGCTATTTTGGAAGTTGATGATACGATGAATCAAGTCTTTTTACAATTCGATCCTGCCCCACGAGAAGGCGAACCGGTAATAGCTCGAAGGACACCAGACTACTTCctttaa
- a CDS encoding ATP-binding cassette sub-family F protein codes for MSSKSASKLKREAKKAERLAAKGESVKPSKKNGTKNGKDKEVDGVTKDLSELSTSDPIFERSASGVLTSQPMSRDIKIDSYTLSFHGRLLIENATIELNHGQRYGLLGDNGSGKSTFLESVAARDVEYPEHIDSYLLNAEAEPSDVNAVDYIIQSAKDKVQKLEAEIEELSTADDVDDVLLESKYEELDDMDPSTFEAKAAMILHGLGFTQEMMAKPTKDMSGGWRMRVALSRALFIKPSLLLLDEPTNHLDLEAVVWLENYLAKYDKILVVTSHSQDFLNNVCTNIIDLTSKKQLVYYGGNFDIYMRTKEENETNQMKAYLKQQEEIAHIKKFIASAGTYANLVRQAKSKQKIIDKMEAAGLVEKPEPPRQFSFEFDEVRKLPPPIIAFNDVAFSYDGNLDHALYRDLSFGIDMDSRVAIVGKNGTGKSTLLNLITGLLIPIEGNVSRYSGLKMAKYSQHSADQLPYDKSPLEYIMDTYKPKFPERELQQWRSVLGKFGLSGLHQTSEIRTLSDGLKSRVVFAALALEQPHILLLDEPTNHLDITSIDALAKAINVWTGGVVLVSHDFRLIGQVSKELWEVKDKKVVKLDCSIEEYKKSMAKEVQSRDTTAKVKHLI; via the exons ATGTCGTCCAAATCAGCGTCCAAACTGAAAAGAGAG GCTAAAAAAGCTGAGCGCTTAGCTGCTAAAGGCGAGAGCGTTAAGCCCTCTAAAAAGAATGGAActaaaaatggaaaagatAAAGAAGTCGATGGAGTCACAAAAGATTTGTCGGAACTTTCTACTAGCGACcctatttttgaaagaagtGCTTCTGGTGTCTTAACTAGTCAACCAATGAGTCGCGATATTAAAATTGACAGTTACACCCTTTCTTTTCACGGACGTCTGTTGATAGAGAATGCCACTATCGAACTCAACCATGGTCAACGCTATGGTCTTTTGGGTGATAACGGTTCCGGTAAAAGTACATTCTTGGAATCCGTGGCTGCTCGTGATGTGGAATATCCAGAACACATTGATAGCTACTTGTTGAACGCAGAGGCTGAACCCTCTGATGTTAATGCTGTCGACTATATTATTCAGTCAGCAAAAGACAAGgttcaaaaattggaaGCCGAAATTGAAGAGTTATCAACTGCCGATGATGTTGATGATGTTCTATTAGAATCCAAGTATGAAGAGTTGGATGATATGGATCCTAGCACCTTTGAGGCAAAAGCAGCTATGATTTTGCATGGTTTGGGATTTACCCAGGAAATGATGGCCAAACCCACAAAGGACATGTCTGGTGGTTGGCGTATGCGTGTTGCACTTTCTCGTGCTCTTTTCATCAAACCCTCTTTGCTTCTTTTGGACGAACCTACCAACCATTTGGACTTAGAAGCCGTTGTTTGGTTGGAGAATTACTTAGCGAAATACGACAAAATTCTTGTTGTCACTTCCCACTCTCAAGATTTCCTCAACAACGTCTGTACCAatattattgatttaaCTTCTAAAAAGCAGCTTGTCTACTATGGTGGTAATTTCGACATTTATATGCGTACtaaggaagaaaatgaaaccAATCAGATGAAGGCTTACTTAAAACAGCAAGAGGAAATTGCtcatattaaaaagtttattgCTAGTGCTGGTACCTATGCAAACTTGGTACGCCAAGCCAAGTCGAAACAAAAGATTATCGATAAAATGGAGGCTGCCGGTTTAGTTGAGAAGCCCGAACCTCCTCGTCAATTCAGCTttgaatttgatgaagTTCGCAAATTACCACCACCTATCATTGCTTTTAACGACGTTGCTTTCTCTTATGATGGTAATCTTGATCACGCTTTGTACCGTGACTTGTCCTTTGGTATCGATATGGACTCCCGTGTCGCCATTGTGGGTAAAAATGGTACCGGAAAGTCTACATTGTTGAACTTAATCACTGGGCTTTTGATTCCCATTGAAGGCAATGTCTCTCGTTACAGTGGATTGAAGATGGCTAAATACTCTCAGCACAGTGCCGATCAGCTTCCCTATGACAAGTCTCCACTTGAATACATCATGGATACTTACAAGCCTAAATTTCCCGAGAGAGAACTTCAGCAATGGCGCAGCGTTTTGGGCAAATTCGGTTTGTCTGGTCTTCACCAAACCAGTGAAATCCGTACTTTATCTGATGGCTTGAAAAGCCGTGTTGTGTTTGCAGCACTCGCTTTGGAACAACCCCACATTCTTTTACTTGATGAACCTACGAATCACTTGGATATTACCTCTATTGATGCCCTAGCCAAAGCCATTAACGTATGGACTGGTGGTGTTGTTTTGGTTTCTCACGATTTCCGTCTAATTGGTCAAGTTTCTAAAGAGTTGTGGGAAGTTAAAGACAAGAAGGTTGTGAAATTGGACTGCTCCATTGAGGAATATAAGAAGTCGATGGCCAAAGAAGTTCAATCTCGTGATACTACTGCCAAAGTTAAGCATTTGATTTAG
- the omh2 gene encoding alpha-1,2-mannosyltransferase Omh2 gives MRISRLLIRVLLGFVILFITYILFPSIPKALVNTLNVYKLEERLNYYNDRLLDGNLKSKELENATFVTLARNADLYDLIETINIYENRFNSKHNYPWVFLNDEPFTRTFEVVMSRLTSGPTYFGVVNSSEWDIPKWIDMDIAHSNWNRLSREGVLYGGMKSYRQMCRYFSGFFWRHPLLDPYKYYWRVEPSTKLLCEVNKDPFRQLRLLNKTYGFVITLFEIGQTVPSLWNSTLEFIEKYPETLAKNNLWEWISDDNGKKFSHCHFWSNFEIADLDFFRSDSYRKYFDFLDKKGGFFYERWGDAPVHSIALSLFLDRNKLHYFDEIGYSHAPLLHCPRKGRCFCKPEEIDLSSNSSCIARFINLTNEDYDEL, from the exons atgcggATATCAAGATTGCTGATTAGAGTACTTTTGGGATTCGTGATACTTTTCATTACATACATCCTCTTTCCTTCAATACCAAAAGCATTGGTGAATACTTTAAATGTGTATAAACTAGAGGAGCGTTTAAACTATTACAATGATCGTTTATTAGAtggaaatttgaaatcgAAGGAATTGGAGAATGCTACGTTCGTAACTTTAGCACGGAATGCGGACCTTTACGatttaattgaaacaataaatatatatgaaAATCGGTTTAATTCGAAGCACAACTATCCTTGGGTTTTTCTAAATGATGAACCATTTACTCGAACTTTTGAAGTGGTCATGTCTCGTCTAACTAGTGGTCCAACATATTTTGGTGTCGTGAACAGTAGTGAATGGGATATTCCAAAATGGATAGATATGGATATTGCACATTCCAATTGGAATCGCCTATCAAGGGAAGGCGTACTTTATGGAGGCATGAAATCATATCGTCAAATGTGTCGATATTTCTCtggatttttttggagACATCCTTTACTTGATCcttataaatattattggAGAGTTGAACCTTCAACTAAGCTTTTATGTGAAGTGAACAAAGATCCTTTCCGACAACTGAGATTACTGAATAAAACCTATGGATTTGTCATAACGTTATTTGAGATCGGACAAACAGTACCATCATTATGGAATAGTACCTTGGAATTTATTGAGAAATATCCTGAAACACTGGCGAAAAACAATTTATGGGAATGGATTTCAGATGataatggaaaaaaatttagccACTGCCATTTT TGGTCAAACTTTGAAATAGCGGATCTCGATTTTTTCAGAAGTGATTCTTacagaaaatattttgattttttagataaaAAGGGtggctttttttatgaG aGATGGGGTGATGCTCCAGTACATTCTATAGCATTAAGTTTATTTCTCGATAGAAACAAACTGCATTACTTTGACGAAATAGGATATTCTCATGctcctcttcttcattgCCCTAGAAAGGGACGTTGCTTCTGTAAACCGGAAGAGATTGATT TATCGTCCAACTCTTCTTGCATAGCTAGGTTCATTAACCTAACTAACGAAGACTACGATGAATTATAA